A single window of Pseudarthrobacter defluvii DNA harbors:
- a CDS encoding MarR family winged helix-turn-helix transcriptional regulator: MSVAPATAADLVGHIFDLQRALRCVTMVNVKGQDTGIALQGVLKFIGEGETRAAHLAERLGVSPPVLSRHIAELADAGLVVRTPDPDDGRAQLLALSPRGKEKLAELIKHRAETLQGYLSDWNEDDAVATAAMLNKLTASLKNSIRARAAGTTTEHDKQESING, translated from the coding sequence ATGTCTGTCGCACCGGCCACCGCAGCCGATCTCGTCGGCCACATCTTTGACCTCCAGCGCGCCCTGCGCTGCGTGACCATGGTCAACGTGAAGGGCCAGGACACGGGCATCGCCCTCCAGGGCGTGCTCAAGTTCATCGGCGAAGGGGAAACCCGCGCGGCACACCTGGCCGAGCGCCTGGGCGTCAGCCCGCCGGTGCTCAGCCGGCACATCGCGGAACTCGCCGACGCGGGCCTGGTGGTCAGGACGCCGGACCCGGACGATGGCAGGGCCCAACTGCTTGCCCTGTCACCACGTGGCAAGGAGAAGCTCGCGGAGCTCATCAAACACCGGGCAGAGACGCTGCAGGGCTATCTTTCCGACTGGAACGAGGACGATGCCGTGGCGACGGCCGCAATGCTGAACAAGCTGACAGCTTCACTGAAGAATTCCATCCGGGCAAGGGCGGCCGGAACCACCACCGAACACGATAAGCAGGAGTCCATCAATGGCTA
- a CDS encoding thiamine pyrophosphate-binding protein, with protein sequence MTALDAPVPERGSSVRNGGDLVVETLEALGAKTVFGIPGQHALGLFDAMGRGNLHFVSSRVENNSAFAADGYSRATGEVGVLFLSTGPGALTSLAGLQEAYATGVPMVVVASQIPLEGLGARRKGMLHQLDDQKASAANVTKSQRLIQHASGIPSAIQDAWTEAISSPQGPVWLEIPQNVLLDPIMVPPVEDALAEAADNPPRIELVREAVKWLQTAKRPAIIAGGGTRRGKAEKSLLSMAEKLRAPVICTPGGNGAFPWTHELSLQSWIEDRYMTDVLEDADVLLVIGSSLGEVTSNYFTFEPGGRIIQIDAEPRVLESNRPGLGIRADAGQALAALDEALDEALEPGKTATPDWHGSTPEDLVRESLAKVRARLEAQDLAKELKFMADIREAVPADMQTFWDMTIAAYWGWSCWDARQGQFHSAQGAGGLGFAFPGAIGAAVGLETLGKPAGSARVLAVSGDGSSMYSIAELATAKQHNVPVTWLIVDDGGYGILREYMVGAFGKATATELARPDFVKLAESFGVPATRVAPEEVGDALRAGFASDGPNVVVVETLLKIFGPTHLAT encoded by the coding sequence GTGACTGCATTGGACGCGCCCGTCCCCGAGCGGGGGAGCAGCGTTCGCAATGGCGGGGACCTCGTTGTCGAGACCCTCGAAGCGCTGGGGGCCAAGACCGTCTTCGGCATCCCGGGCCAGCACGCCCTGGGGCTCTTCGACGCCATGGGCCGCGGCAACCTGCACTTTGTCTCCTCCAGGGTGGAGAACAACAGTGCGTTCGCCGCGGACGGGTACTCCCGCGCCACCGGGGAAGTGGGCGTGCTGTTCCTCTCCACCGGTCCGGGGGCGCTGACCTCGCTGGCCGGACTCCAGGAGGCCTACGCCACGGGCGTGCCCATGGTGGTGGTGGCAAGCCAGATTCCACTCGAAGGCCTGGGCGCGCGGCGCAAGGGCATGCTGCACCAGCTCGATGACCAGAAGGCGTCTGCCGCCAATGTCACCAAGAGCCAGCGGCTGATCCAGCATGCCTCCGGCATTCCCTCCGCCATCCAGGACGCCTGGACCGAGGCCATCTCCTCGCCCCAGGGTCCGGTGTGGCTGGAGATTCCACAAAACGTGCTGCTGGATCCGATCATGGTCCCGCCGGTCGAGGACGCCTTGGCCGAAGCCGCGGACAACCCGCCGCGGATCGAATTGGTGCGGGAAGCTGTGAAGTGGCTGCAAACAGCCAAACGGCCTGCCATCATCGCCGGCGGCGGAACGCGCCGCGGCAAAGCCGAGAAGTCCCTGCTCTCAATGGCCGAAAAACTGCGGGCACCGGTAATCTGCACCCCCGGCGGCAACGGCGCGTTCCCGTGGACCCATGAGCTGTCCCTGCAGTCCTGGATCGAGGACCGCTACATGACCGATGTCCTCGAAGACGCAGATGTCCTGCTGGTGATTGGGTCATCCCTGGGCGAGGTCACCTCCAACTACTTCACCTTTGAGCCAGGCGGCAGGATCATCCAGATCGACGCCGAACCAAGGGTTTTGGAGTCTAACCGGCCGGGCCTGGGCATCCGCGCCGATGCCGGCCAGGCACTGGCGGCACTGGACGAGGCGCTTGATGAGGCACTGGAGCCAGGCAAGACGGCGACGCCGGATTGGCACGGCAGCACCCCTGAAGACCTGGTGAGGGAATCCCTCGCCAAGGTCCGCGCCCGGCTGGAAGCGCAGGACCTGGCAAAGGAACTGAAGTTCATGGCCGACATCCGCGAAGCGGTGCCCGCGGACATGCAGACGTTCTGGGACATGACCATTGCCGCGTACTGGGGCTGGTCCTGCTGGGACGCGCGGCAAGGGCAGTTCCATTCAGCCCAGGGCGCCGGCGGGCTTGGTTTCGCGTTCCCCGGTGCCATCGGTGCAGCCGTGGGACTGGAGACGCTTGGCAAGCCCGCTGGTTCTGCTCGCGTACTCGCTGTCTCCGGCGACGGGTCGTCCATGTATTCCATTGCGGAACTTGCCACGGCGAAACAGCACAATGTTCCGGTCACCTGGCTGATCGTGGACGACGGCGGCTACGGCATCCTGCGCGAATACATGGTGGGCGCGTTCGGCAAGGCCACCGCCACCGAGCTCGCCCGGCCCGACTTCGTGAAGCTCGCGGAATCCTTCGGCGTGCCGGCCACCCGGGTGGCCCCGGAGGAAGTGGGGGACGCGCTCAGGGCGGGATTCGCTTCTGACGGGCCCAACGTCGTCGTAGTTGAAACCCTCCTGAAAATATTCGGCCCCACCCACCTGGCGACTTAA
- the speB gene encoding agmatinase, translated as MEELRIEANGNLGPIDSSRIPRYAGAATYARLPRLDQVEKADVTVVGVPFDSGVSYRPGARFGANHVREASRLLRPYNPAWDVSPFENIQVADAGDMAVNPFNINEAIETIQQNALDLTAAASRLLTLGGDHTIALPLLRAAAERAGGPIAMLHFDAHLDTWDTYFGAEYTHGTPFRRAVEEGILDTEAISHIGTRGPLYGKKDLDDDHRFGFGIVTSADVYYQGVLETVAKVRDRIGNRPLYISVDIDVLDPAHAPGTGTPEAGGITSRELLEIIRGFRGMNLVGADVVEVSPAYDHAEITGVAASHVAYELVTLMADNATPGSRFGTESGYAAQALGSETRRPAGFAAAVKE; from the coding sequence TTGGAAGAGCTGCGCATTGAAGCCAACGGCAACCTTGGCCCCATCGATTCATCCCGGATTCCCCGCTACGCCGGAGCTGCCACGTACGCCCGCCTTCCACGCCTGGACCAGGTGGAAAAGGCAGACGTCACGGTAGTCGGTGTCCCCTTCGACTCGGGTGTTTCCTACCGCCCCGGTGCCCGCTTCGGGGCCAACCACGTCCGCGAGGCCAGCCGCCTGCTTCGCCCCTACAACCCGGCCTGGGATGTCAGCCCCTTTGAGAACATCCAGGTGGCCGACGCCGGGGACATGGCGGTCAACCCCTTCAACATCAACGAAGCGATCGAGACCATCCAGCAGAACGCGCTGGACCTCACGGCTGCCGCGAGCAGGCTGCTGACCCTGGGCGGGGACCACACCATCGCCCTGCCGCTGCTGCGCGCCGCCGCCGAGCGCGCGGGCGGACCGATCGCCATGCTGCACTTCGATGCCCACCTGGACACCTGGGACACCTACTTCGGCGCCGAATACACCCACGGCACACCCTTCCGCCGGGCAGTTGAGGAGGGCATCCTGGACACCGAGGCCATCAGCCACATCGGCACCCGCGGCCCCCTGTATGGCAAGAAGGATCTCGACGACGACCATCGCTTTGGGTTCGGCATCGTCACCTCCGCGGACGTCTACTACCAGGGCGTGCTGGAGACGGTGGCCAAGGTCCGGGACCGGATCGGAAACCGTCCGCTCTACATCTCGGTGGACATTGACGTCCTGGACCCGGCCCACGCCCCGGGCACGGGAACGCCGGAGGCCGGCGGCATTACCAGCCGCGAGCTCCTGGAGATCATCCGGGGCTTCCGCGGGATGAACCTGGTGGGTGCCGACGTCGTGGAAGTCTCTCCTGCCTATGACCACGCCGAGATCACCGGCGTCGCCGCCAGCCATGTGGCGTATGAGCTGGTGACCCTCATGGCCGACAACGCCACCCCTGGAAGCCGCTTCGGAACAGAATCCGGCTATGCGGCGCAGGCTCTGGGCAGTGAAACGCGCCGCCCCGCCGGTTTCGCCGCCGCCGTCAAGGAATAG